In a single window of the Flavobacterium ammoniigenes genome:
- the rfbD gene encoding dTDP-4-dehydrorhamnose reductase, translated as MKKILVTGANGQLGSELKELSSHYSQFEWVFADRSVLDLSNLESISKVLETIQPQIIINCAAYTAVDKAEMETELADVLNHQAVGVLSQWSANHDCRLIHVSTDYVFDGNSNVALIEEAPTGPINVYGQTKLAGEQACLRENPNAIVVRTSWVYSRFGNNFVKTMSRLMQERDSLNVVNDQIGSPTYAADLAQAILTIITHPHWQAGIYHFSNEGEISWYEFALAIQEIGGFDCALSGIPSSDYPTPAQRPHYSLLDKSKITTTFGVVVPGYRESLERCMKA; from the coding sequence ATGAAAAAAATACTAGTAACAGGTGCCAATGGCCAATTGGGTTCTGAATTGAAGGAGTTGTCCAGCCATTATTCGCAATTCGAATGGGTGTTTGCGGATCGTTCCGTTTTGGATTTGAGTAATTTGGAATCGATATCGAAGGTATTGGAAACTATTCAGCCGCAAATTATAATTAATTGCGCCGCCTATACCGCCGTAGATAAAGCGGAAATGGAAACTGAATTAGCGGATGTTTTGAATCACCAAGCTGTTGGAGTTTTGTCACAATGGAGTGCCAACCACGATTGTCGTTTGATTCACGTTTCTACCGATTATGTGTTTGATGGCAATTCGAATGTAGCTTTAATCGAAGAGGCGCCAACAGGACCAATCAACGTCTATGGACAAACTAAATTGGCTGGAGAACAAGCATGTCTTCGAGAAAATCCCAATGCAATTGTTGTTCGTACTTCTTGGGTGTATTCGCGTTTTGGGAATAATTTTGTCAAAACGATGTCTCGCTTGATGCAGGAACGCGATAGTTTAAATGTGGTGAACGATCAAATAGGCAGTCCCACTTATGCCGCCGATTTGGCGCAAGCGATCTTAACTATAATTACGCATCCGCATTGGCAAGCAGGAATCTATCACTTTTCGAACGAAGGGGAAATCAGCTGGTACGAATTTGCTTTAGCCATTCAAGAAATTGGAGGTTTCGATTGTGCCCTATCTGGTATTCCAAGTTCGGATTATCCTACGCCAGCACAACGACCGCATTATTCCTTATTGGACAAATCTAAAATTACGACTACTTTTGGGGTGGTGGTGCCGGGATATCGAGAGAGTTTAGAAAGATGTATGAAAGCGTGA
- the rfbB gene encoding dTDP-glucose 4,6-dehydratase yields MKKILITGGAGFIGSHVVRRFVNQYPNYHIFNLDALTYAGNLENIADIEKAPNYTFVKGDIVDAPFIDALFAEHQFDGVLHLAAESHVDRSITDPLAFVKTNVIGTMNLLNAAKTIWKDQMEGKRFYHISTDEVYGSLGAEGLFTETTAYDPNSPYSASKASSDHFVRAYGETYGLPYVLTNCSNNYGPFHFPEKLIPLFINNIIHNKPLPVYGDGKYTRDWLFVEDHAVAIDLVFHKGVNHDTYNIGGFNEWQNIDLVKLLCRIMDEKLGRPAGTSAQLITYVKDRPGHDLRYAIDATKINQELGWKPSVTFEEGLERTVNWYLDNQKWLDNVTSGAYASYYEKQYENRDS; encoded by the coding sequence ATGAAAAAAATACTCATCACCGGCGGGGCCGGATTTATTGGGTCTCATGTGGTGAGACGATTTGTGAATCAGTATCCGAATTATCATATATTTAATTTAGATGCCTTGACCTATGCAGGAAATTTAGAAAACATTGCCGATATTGAAAAGGCGCCTAATTATACCTTTGTAAAAGGTGATATTGTAGACGCTCCTTTTATCGATGCCTTGTTTGCGGAACATCAATTTGATGGGGTGTTACACTTAGCAGCCGAATCGCATGTGGATCGTTCGATTACCGATCCTTTGGCTTTTGTGAAGACCAATGTGATTGGGACCATGAATTTACTGAATGCGGCCAAAACGATTTGGAAAGACCAAATGGAAGGCAAACGCTTTTACCACATTAGTACCGATGAGGTGTATGGAAGTTTGGGTGCCGAAGGTTTGTTTACTGAAACTACCGCTTACGACCCGAATTCGCCTTATTCAGCTTCGAAAGCAAGTTCCGATCATTTTGTGCGTGCTTATGGTGAAACTTATGGCTTGCCGTATGTGTTGACGAATTGTTCGAACAATTACGGTCCGTTTCACTTTCCAGAGAAATTGATTCCATTGTTCATTAATAATATTATTCATAACAAGCCGTTACCGGTATATGGTGATGGTAAATATACCCGCGATTGGTTATTCGTAGAAGACCATGCGGTAGCTATTGATTTGGTTTTCCATAAAGGAGTGAATCACGATACTTACAATATTGGCGGTTTCAACGAATGGCAAAATATCGATTTGGTCAAATTATTGTGCCGCATCATGGACGAAAAATTAGGTCGTCCAGCTGGTACTTCGGCTCAGTTGATTACTTATGTTAAAGACCGTCCAGGTCACGACTTGCGTTATGCGATTGATGCTACCAAAATCAACCAAGAGTTGGGTTGGAAACCATCCGTTACTTTTGAAGAAGGCTTAGAGCGCACGGTGAATTGGTATTTGGACAATCAAAAATGGTTGGATAACGTGACCTCGGGGGCGTATGCGAGTTATTATGAAAAGCAATATGAGAATCGGGATTCGTAA
- a CDS encoding four helix bundle protein codes for MKNHKDLDVWKQSMLLAEQIYNLTKDFPTDEKYGLISQMKRAVISIPSNIAEGAARKGNKEFVQFMYIAMGSLSELETQILLSQRLQFVNSVDNYLDQIEKIKQMLFGLIRYISKRDS; via the coding sequence ATGAAAAATCACAAAGATTTAGATGTTTGGAAACAGTCAATGTTGTTAGCTGAACAGATTTATAACTTAACAAAAGATTTCCCAACAGACGAAAAATACGGTTTGATAAGTCAAATGAAACGAGCCGTTATATCTATTCCTAGCAATATTGCCGAAGGTGCAGCTAGAAAAGGAAACAAAGAATTTGTACAATTTATGTATATTGCTATGGGTTCTTTATCCGAATTAGAAACTCAAATACTTTTATCGCAACGTTTACAATTTGTAAATTCAGTAGATAATTATTTAGACCAAATTGAGAAAATTAAACAAATGCTTTTTGGTTTAATTCGATATATAAGTAAGCGTGACTCGTGA
- the rfbA gene encoding glucose-1-phosphate thymidylyltransferase RfbA, whose amino-acid sequence MKGIILAGGSGTRLHPLTLAMSKQMMPVYDKPMIYYPLSTLMMAGINEILIISTPHDLPNFKKLLGDGSQIGCQFSYAEQAVPNGLAQAFVIGADFIGNDAVALVLGDNIFFGAHMQELLQSNTKPDGGVVFAYHVSDPERYGVVEFDADFKALSIEEKPLEPKSNYAVPGLYFYDNSVVEIAKNIQPSARGEYEITDVNKEYLKQGKLKVGILSRGTAWLDTGTFASLMQAGQFVQVLEERQGLKVGCIEEIAWRQGFITTDQLKVIAEPLRKSGYGDYLLGLLKFKK is encoded by the coding sequence ATGAAAGGAATTATACTCGCCGGAGGATCCGGTACAAGATTGCACCCCTTGACTTTGGCAATGAGCAAGCAAATGATGCCGGTTTATGACAAGCCGATGATTTATTATCCCTTATCGACTTTGATGATGGCTGGGATTAATGAAATTTTGATTATTTCGACGCCCCATGATTTGCCTAACTTTAAAAAGTTGTTGGGTGATGGATCACAGATTGGGTGCCAATTTAGTTATGCAGAGCAAGCCGTTCCGAATGGATTAGCGCAAGCTTTTGTGATTGGCGCTGATTTTATTGGTAACGATGCAGTGGCTTTAGTGTTGGGCGATAATATTTTCTTTGGAGCCCATATGCAAGAGTTATTGCAATCTAATACGAAACCTGATGGAGGTGTGGTATTTGCCTACCATGTTTCAGATCCGGAGCGTTATGGCGTAGTGGAGTTTGATGCCGATTTTAAGGCGCTTTCTATTGAAGAAAAGCCATTGGAACCGAAATCGAACTATGCGGTACCCGGATTGTACTTTTATGACAACTCAGTCGTGGAAATTGCTAAGAACATTCAACCTTCAGCTCGAGGCGAATACGAGATTACCGATGTCAATAAAGAATACTTGAAACAAGGTAAACTAAAAGTGGGTATTTTAAGTCGTGGAACGGCTTGGTTGGATACGGGAACCTTTGCTAGTTTGATGCAAGCGGGACAATTTGTTCAGGTATTGGAAGAACGTCAAGGTTTGAAAGTGGGATGTATTGAAGAAATAGCTTGGCGTCAAGGATTCATCACGACTGACCAATTAAAAGTAATTGCTGAACCCCTTCGCAAGTCCGGATACGGTGACTATTTGTTAGGATTGTTGAAGTTTAAGAAGTAA